A portion of the Desulfobacterales bacterium genome contains these proteins:
- a CDS encoding DUF933 domain-containing protein: MKLGIIGLTGSGKTTVFEALTRNISESAHKGETRIGTIQVPDSRVDILSRMYQPKKTIYAQVEYFLPGIQSQQEKNRELSIWTQVRDCDALIHVVRNFSVYGMPEPAPYKDVLALDQELILSDLVVVEKRLERVELDKKRGKPVSPEEMSLLRECHQLLEQETPLRKFPDIASSHLLRGYAFLSAKPMLILFNNDDDNDDLPDVGDLTAKETCMIIKSKLEHELAQMTEEEALDFLQEFNISKTATDRVIKQSYELLGLISFFTVGEDEVRAWTIKKDLPALDAAEVIHSDIKKGFIRAEVLFYDDLIDAGSYAEARKKGTVRLEGKTYIVKDGDIAHFRFNV; this comes from the coding sequence ATGAAACTCGGAATTATTGGCCTCACCGGGTCAGGAAAGACAACGGTATTTGAAGCGCTGACACGAAACATTTCCGAATCCGCGCATAAGGGTGAAACCCGGATCGGCACGATCCAGGTGCCTGACAGTCGCGTGGATATTCTCAGCCGGATGTATCAACCCAAAAAAACAATCTATGCCCAGGTTGAATACTTTCTTCCGGGCATCCAGAGTCAGCAGGAAAAAAACAGGGAACTGAGCATATGGACCCAGGTCAGAGACTGCGACGCACTGATTCATGTGGTCAGGAACTTCAGCGTATACGGAATGCCGGAACCCGCACCGTACAAAGATGTATTGGCACTGGATCAGGAACTGATTCTCTCGGATCTGGTTGTCGTGGAAAAACGCCTGGAGCGCGTGGAGCTGGATAAAAAACGGGGAAAACCCGTGAGTCCGGAAGAAATGTCTCTGCTCAGGGAATGTCATCAGCTTCTGGAACAAGAGACCCCCCTGAGAAAATTTCCCGATATCGCCTCATCCCACCTGCTCAGAGGATATGCATTTCTGTCCGCAAAACCCATGCTCATTCTGTTCAACAACGATGACGACAATGACGACCTGCCGGATGTCGGGGATCTGACCGCCAAAGAAACCTGCATGATCATCAAAAGCAAGCTGGAGCATGAGCTGGCCCAGATGACAGAGGAAGAAGCACTGGATTTTCTCCAGGAATTCAATATCAGCAAAACGGCAACCGACCGGGTCATCAAGCAGTCCTATGAGCTGCTGGGACTGATATCCTTTTTTACGGTCGGCGAAGACGAGGTCAGGGCCTGGACGATCAAAAAAGACCTGCCGGCACTCGATGCAGCCGAAGTCATTCACTCTGACATCAAAAAAGGATTTATCCGTGCCGAAGTCCTGTTCTACGATGATCTGATCGACGCCGGTTCTTATGCCGAAGCCAGAAAGAAAGGCACAGTCAGACTCGAAGGAAAAACATACATCGTCAAGGACGGAGACATTGCCCATTTCCGGTTTAACGTCTAA
- a CDS encoding anaerobic ribonucleoside-triphosphate reductase activating protein — protein sequence MRLGGLQKTSLIDYPGKISCVIFLSGCNFDCPFCHNPELANGVTASPDELDKNQLYAFLEKRRGLLDGVVISGGEPTLQEDLFLLCEDIKQMGYPVKLDTNGSRPLVIRELIDKRLIDYIAMDVKTDPLKYCRLIQKNCNFEKILSSIQIILASGLPHEFRTTCAPALIDEEDIRTICRLIQGARLYALQKFHPDTVLHPDFFQNNNVCINDGQLQDFKSIATPWVNQCIIR from the coding sequence TGATTACCCCGGTAAAATCAGCTGTGTGATTTTTCTTTCCGGATGCAACTTCGACTGCCCTTTCTGCCACAATCCGGAGCTGGCAAACGGCGTGACGGCTTCTCCTGACGAGCTGGACAAAAACCAGCTGTATGCATTTCTTGAAAAGCGCCGGGGCCTGCTCGACGGGGTGGTGATTTCCGGCGGAGAGCCCACCCTTCAGGAGGATCTGTTTCTGCTATGTGAAGACATCAAGCAGATGGGCTATCCGGTCAAGCTCGATACCAACGGAAGCCGGCCGCTTGTCATTCGGGAGCTGATTGACAAGCGGCTCATCGATTACATTGCCATGGATGTCAAAACCGATCCGTTAAAGTATTGCCGGCTGATTCAAAAAAACTGCAATTTTGAAAAAATACTCTCCAGCATTCAAATTATCCTGGCTTCCGGTCTGCCGCATGAATTCAGGACAACGTGCGCTCCTGCGCTCATCGATGAAGAGGATATCCGCACGATATGCCGACTGATTCAAGGGGCCCGGCTTTACGCGCTCCAGAAATTTCACCCGGACACGGTCCTGCATCCGGATTTTTTCCAAAATAATAACGTCTGTATTAATGACGGTCAGCTGCAGGATTTCAAATCCATTGCCACCCCCTGGGTCAATCAGTGCATCATCCGTTAA